cgattttaagcaaattccggggttagagtttttcaccggtaagagcaagttctatatggacgacaaatttaagaagaagaaaatgtcgaagttcgcctccaaatatctcatttggcaggccatctgctcttgcgcactgaggagtgagcctttcgtgacttGCAGCACGACGtgagggcatgttcaggagcgttctattttatataggagtttcaaagtagaactggaactgaaacattcacgtccccagcagagcgtttagttttattatttcgaacagttttgtttcaaaatttaaaactgttatacgacgcagttctatttgttgctgattttaaaacacgtttagaactgtgttttaaattaatgcaaagttttcagcataTATACTTAGAACCGATAGGctggagaaaaattaatttgaatgcagtaacgctgaaggcatggcgagacatgaattttaaattgaatagaacatccgctagaactgctgctggggacagcaagttctagttttataattctcagttttatattatagaactgtcaaaattatgaatctagaaatgaaacactcctgaacatgctctgaatgtttcagttccagttctactttgaaactcctatataaaatagaacgctcctgaacatgcccttaggaCCTCCCCAGCACCCTAAATAggtttaaaaaatattgtattttttatattatttgttATTTAATTGTTAAAGAAGTCTGTGCATGGACTATTATGGTACATTTCTCTTCGTGTCTCACATTTCGTCACCCATAATAATATTTTCCGTTATTTATGCTAAATCAATTTCAAATCCAAATCAAGAATCTTATAGGTATCGCTCTTATAGCGTAAATAATGTCTTTCCAATATTTTCAACCGAAATTATTGACGTTCAAAAATTCGCACGGCTTATTAGATGATATTTTAATCCTGATCCACTATAACGAAAGCGAATATATTCcacattaaaaatacaaaatgataCCTTcgagctaacgcaacgtgccgtgtcaaataaacagatAAATGGCAAACCTAttctttctgtaattaaatgATGATAAATCTATTCATATTTCAGTAGAAGAAAACACACAATAAATTACTATCGTATTATCCACAATCAATTTTTGCTTCccgaattcccatataaaatctaaCAAGATAAACAACTAGTTACTTTCTTACGCAAATCTTCCCTTTCTCTCGGTTCATTATTACAGGTAGTGAAAAAATCTTCAGGATAGAAACGACGGTCTTGGACCGGTCGTACTACCGCCGGTCAGACACAAACCGGCAGCGACTGATACACAAAGCCAAGATGAAATCCCTCCGGATATCGGTCGTCATCGTGGTGGTCTTCATGGTCTGCTGGACGCCCTACTACATCATGATGCTAATATTTATGTTCCTCAATCCGACCGAACGGGTAAGTATTAAGCCGCGTCAATCGCGCGCCACAGCACATAGTTAGCCGTAGCCATCTGTGGAATGGATTACTGGATATTTATGTAATGGAAGGGAAGCGTTAAATTCCATCACCACAATTCTCACGTTTTTATTCAACCTTCCATCTTTATCAAAACACAGCTCGGCGAGGACCTACAGACGGGCATATTTTTCTTCGGGATGTCTAACAGCCTCATTAATCCGCTAATATACGGTGCATTCCATCTCATCCCGATTCGAAGGCGGCACAATCAGTACAATCAACATGTAAGGTAAATTGTGTGTGACGATACGCGCTTTACGTGGCTTTTTGTTTGCGTACTTTATGTGGTAGATTAAGGTTTCACTAGAGTCGGTTTTGCTTCGTCGGAGTTCAAATTTTGTTTCGAGTAGACTGCAAAAattctttttgtttaacatttaaaaaaaaatcttcatatcGAAATTCGCCACAAAAATCTGAAAATGCAAGCAGTTTGTTCTTGTGTACATCGATCGCTTTCTTCATCACGTCATACATGAACAAATCTACAAACAAAAGTCTCTTAAGAAGCGgctttgatattttttaaaagctAGATGGTGATATTAGGATTTTGCCGTaggacatgttggtagacttgagtgattcgtagtaacACAGCCTAAGCctgactcctgccagcagaagacaaaagatttaCCGGTAGGGTCCTGTTTTTAATGACCCGGTTTTctatctgtatatttcacattctTGCTTTCACTTGAGTACTGtagctctaattttcataactttccttatttagtaatctctagctaattgaaggtCGGTAAGAAGTAAAAAAGAAAGTGTGACTACAtatgtcgaaataaaaaatgaaaataaaagaataaatatCAGAATATATTAGCTCAATTGGCACGCTCCCCATGTTATTCGGAGATTTTTCCTTCAAACTTTATCGTTCGCTTTCACAGTTTCATAGAAACACAAGTGTGCAGTAAAGTAGGCCACATCCTTGAAGCTGTAGCGAAAATCGTAAAGTAAGCTAGATTAATTATCACCGAGAAGACTACTCCATGCCATACAATGAGAATTGAAGTCTATTCGGTGCTGGGAGATGTTCTGCAACACCACAAATATGCCGGTACCAAGCCTAATCCCTACAAGTTTTGAGCTAAGTCAAATCTCTGTTTGAAATGTcacatgagatttttcggtatTCCTGAAAGAGCTGAGCTCCATGTTTGCTGTCAAATTTTTAAGACCAGAGCTGTTATGTTATGGTGGCCTCTCTAAAAATGTAAGCCTTTTCAATGAATCTCatcttcctatagtttttaggaGTAAGAAAGGATGTCCCCGCATGATGATCGTCATCAgtagcgtagccagaaatttggttagGGGGGTTGAcgaaaatcgttgatttttcgaaaatgcttcaatataatgtaatttgataaaatattgaaagttcagatacAGAAACAGTTCAGCGGTCACCATTCCATTCTCATCAAATGGTGAATAATTGGTCATCAAATGGTGAATACTTCCCAGGGTTCGTAAGCTCCTATCTCATGCTTTCATGTGCGTCTAGCTGAAGAGGAAAGgtgatgacagtccagtcaaaactaaaccatctgcaaataatggcgctcatggcgttgacggGCTTTCACCActactccgactgctgctcttgaggcacttctaaatatcaaaccattacacatacacctcaaacaagaagcactatcatgtgaatacagactgcaggttactgggctttgaaaCAGTAACCacgttgatcttgctaccagtcatacacgattgtggtcacaaatggttacatggggtaaagatattcttgctcccagtgatattacactcacatgtagttttccttacaggacattccatgtgaagatttcctctcgagaggagtggttgtctggctatatggtaagacaacaacaaacgcaagtggtctgttacactggaggttctctgatggagggacgtgctggtgctggtgtctactgtagTGAagtgagattggaacaatctcactcgctAGGTCGATACTGTACTGCATtccaaacagaaatctttgcgattatgtgcggggtacaatcggcccttgaactgagtttgtccggcagagttataaacttctgctccgatagtcaagcTGCATTCAAggtccttagctcagacaaatcactgtccaagctagtgatcgcgtgccgaacccaaatcgaagaactaagcattgtcaacactatctaccttgtctgggtgcccgaacattccggtattactggaaatgaatgggctgacgaattggccagggcaggttcagctaTCAACTTCGTTCGTCCTGatcccgcgctgccaatttcgacaagttggataagggaaaaatacggtcctCGGCTTCGTCCgagcgtttctagaacaaccgtgcccagtgatttcgaaaaaaaatttcgaagctccactgcggcatgctgaccagggctttaaccggctactgcaaactcaattatcacatggcaactattcagcgcgctgagtctttttcgtatgatctttgtgaatccgactacggagcctcatatcatctgatacggaactgtccagcggtagcgcaatagcgatttcaaattttcggccgtccttatatagacgaaaccatgtgcAGACTCacagacatactaaagtttcttatccaatgtggtaaagagcatTAGGCTCACTCGCAgacaagttgaactacttgtgagtttaacttacctgttgtttatttttgtttttgtgctgttatttttcccacccttccaattctacttccccacacctccttgtcctttcctttcgctcaggaaatgatgaaaacacacggcaagacACAAATcaccgactacatacggggaacgtgccatttaagccaatatattcttatTCCTGCTTTCTGATTCATATCTTCAGTTTTAAAATGGAATATATCTTACGGTCAACATCCAAaatttcgaaaccatcaacTTCGAAAGTTGGTCATCAAATGGTGAATACTTCCCAGTGTTCATAAGCTCCTCTCTCATGCTTTCCTGTGCGTCTATTGATGATATTTAATCTGTAGCCCggcatcgactgggtactaccgtctTGTGCAGTAGAAGCGAAATGAGAAGGTGCGAGTGAGCATGAGCTCTATAACCCTACCGTACACAGAAATGAATACGTGAGGTGGCAAATAAACTCCGCGCGGCTGTCCGAGAAGACAGGAGGTTGTGTAAACTCAACAAGCCGCCCGGAAAACACCACGTTACGAAGAATCAGGAGGACAAGGCGGATCGGAATAATCGATCAAAGCCCACGTAACGAAGaaggactacgattggaaactTGGCACATCCAACTGTAAGTCTTTTTGCTTCCCTGAGTTCGAACGAATCCTACACAATcagctgaaaactcgcaacttcaaAGTCGTAGCATTGTAGGAACTTCCTGTGCTTGGCAGGACAGgatgtgtggaaaagcgggcatcgcgCAGTTACATTCTACTAGAGCGACGGCACAACAATCAAGTTGGGAATCAGCTttatagtgctgggcaagatacGCCAACGCGTAATCAAGTACCAGAAGATCAGTGAAAGGATGtgtgtggatcaaaggccatttcaACAACTACAGCATCGTTAACGTACACTACCCTCACGAAGTGTGACCCAAGaacgagaaagatgcattttacgcGTATTTGGAGCCCATCCCTGAGATCACCTGATTAACAAACTGAGAACCAAATCGACCACGATATGAATGATGAACGATAATTTTTCTCCAATATCACAAATGTGCGCACCTTCTAGAGTGCGAAAATAGATTAGAAATCGCCTACAAGAAGATCGGGATACcgaagcgatggagcatctGTACAGAGTTATGAAAATTCTACGAGTAGGTAAATCGCTCAAGCAAAGGCTATGTGCCACAGGCTGACATATGAAGAGATACTAATGGAGACCTCCTCACGACCGAGTGTGAGCTGATCGATAAATGTATTATGATGAACATCGAAATAGCAGTAGACGGCGAGAGTATCGCAAGAACCAGTCGACGCAGATTCCCAGCACAAGATCTACCAAAGATTCATGAGGTGATCGGCGGGTTGAGGACTGATAAagccgctggcaatgatcaaccTGCCATGTGAGCCGCTAAAACACGGGAGAGAGGCGTTGtgtagagcactccactgggtcGTTTTAAGGATCTGGGAGAAACAGATTTAACCGGAAGATTGGATGGAGGAGTATGTCCCATCTTTAAAAAGGGTGTTAAGCGGGATGGCTGCAAATAGTTAGCAATCATATTGCTgaaggtgttctcccaaatcCCTTGTCGCCGCCAATCACCGTTAGCAAGCGAGTTCGTTGAAAAAACCAGCATATAATGCCTAAATACGGATTTCCGGACCAGCGAAAATAGATCGAGTGATATGTCATGAGcattataaatactttcgaGTCCTTTTGAAACTCGGAAAGGGCTACGGTAAGCTGGAATAATAAGAGTGAGGAATGACACGGTTTTGCGGAAGTCTGCTCAGCGTTTTAGCTTCGCCGGTAACATCAATATTATGGCACAAAATCTTGAGACGATGGTGGGAACGTACATGCGACTGACGGTTGAAGCGTTGGCAATGATATCGAGTTGGTTGATACCCACACAATTAGGGCGAATTGTTGGCGAGTTACAGCGGTTTGCCTAAAACAatgtttcaatagcctaccgctCGTCGGCATGTTTTAACCCGCCTAGTcgccatttcgtttactgggtgagctggtgtacttgggctcactaaTGACCGCCAATAATGACACCAACAGAGTAATTTAGAAACGTATTCTAGCAGGTGAACGTTGTCACTTTAGGCTTCGAAAAACCCTTCGATCGACGAATGTACGCCACCGGATAAAGTTAATCATCCGCTCATTAGACCGGTTGTCCTCTACGGTCAGGAAACCTGGAGCATGCTGGCGGGAGATCACCGCGTTCTTAGTGACTTTGAATGCGACGTGTTGAGAACGATTAGTTTCTAGAACCATTTTACCGAGTTGTCTCCGCATTCCATCTTCCATATGCATCCCATCGCAGTACttccaattttttattatttaaataataaaaattaaatattttttatagtaaACTGGTCaccaccaatatttttttttcaattcaattaattttgtttttgggGAGGGGGGGTTTAACCACCAACCCCCTctccctggctacgccactgatcgTCATCGTCACTCTTTCTGATCTAAGAGAGCATGAAGATTTATCGTGGTGGATGGCGTAGCTATTTTTagtgtttttggcaaaaaagTGCTAAAAGC
This Topomyia yanbarensis strain Yona2022 unplaced genomic scaffold, ASM3024719v1 HiC_scaffold_73, whole genome shotgun sequence DNA region includes the following protein-coding sequences:
- the LOC131696104 gene encoding gonadotropin-releasing hormone II receptor-like; this translates as MANLFFLYFLTQIFPFSRFIITGSEKIFRIETTVLDRSYYRRSDTNRQRLIHKAKMKSLRISVVIVVVFMVCWTPYYIMMLIFMFLNPTERLGEDLQTGIFFFGMSNSLINPLIYGAFHLIPIRRRHNQYNQHVREGSAYFQRSSTCNHQNGNNNLQQQQQQQQPQHQRSTNLTVNNKLSNSHSNLAEEISLMSLEKDLKSLDENVNQIHLKAGSANKRSLARKFYSLTLLLHRTRPTKL